From Erigeron canadensis isolate Cc75 chromosome 8, C_canadensis_v1, whole genome shotgun sequence, one genomic window encodes:
- the LOC122579077 gene encoding single-stranded DNA-binding protein, mitochondrial, producing MMNSVATKTRSSLLEFLPFLKSHNNNWLSLRVNNGGVQKRMFSAGGIGNDDENDDDVDDIVGEKPELEMQGVDPRKGWGFRGVHKAIICGKIGQPPMQKILRNGKTVTIFTVGTGGMFDQRTIGAKDLPKPAQWHRIAVHNEYLGAYAVQQFVKNSSVYVEGDIETRVYNDSINGEVKNIPEICIRRDGKIRLFKTGESINSISFDELREGLI from the exons atGATGAATTCAGTGGCAACCAAGACAAGATCATCGTTACTCGAATTTCTCCCTTTCCTCAAATCCCACAACAACAACTGGTTGTCACTACGAG TTAATAATGGTGGCGTGCAAAAAAGAATGTTTTCTGCTGGGGGCATTGGCAATGATGATgagaatgatgatgatgttgatgacattGTTGGTGAAAAACCAGAGCTAGAAATGCAAGGCGTTGATCCCCGAAAGGGTTGGGGTTTTCGCGGTGTTCATAAG GCAATTATATGTGGAAAGATTGGGCAACCACCTATGCAAAAGATCTTGAGGAATGGCAAAACAGTCACTATCTTTACAGTTGGCACAGGAGGCATGTTTGATCAAAGAACAATTGGAGCTAAAGACTTGCCAAAACCGGCTCAATGGCATCGTATTGCTGTGCACAATGAATATCTTGGTGCATATGCAGTTCAACAATTTGTCAAAAA CTCCTCAGTTTATGTAGAAGGTGATATCGAAACAAGAGTCTACAATGATAGTATCAACGGTGAAGTTAAAAACATACCGGAGATCTGCATTCGTCGGGATG GAAAGATTCGGCTCTTTAAAACAGGAGAAAGCATCAACAGCATTTCCTTTGATGAACTAC GTGAAGGATTGATTTAA
- the LOC122579292 gene encoding 2-C-methyl-D-erythritol 4-phosphate cytidylyltransferase, chloroplastic, which produces MTMIVAQVICPSSITPQQQINTPSISTLKCKILPSNNSLFNKHPLRLCSSSSLKQKRYSRFSISCSVDNDSTAAKQRCVVKEKSVSVVLLAGGKGKRMGASMPKQYLPLLGQPIALYSFYTFSTMHEVKEIVVVCDPSYQDIFEDSRGKINVDLKFALPGKERQDSVYSGLQTIDRNSELVCIHDSARPLVTSSDVEKVLNDGLRVGAAVLGVPAKATIKEGNSESFVVKTLDRKTLWEMQTPQVIKPDLLKQGFELVNRENLEVTDDVSIVEHLKHPVYITEGSYTNIKVTTPDDLLLAERILNTTSPVPA; this is translated from the exons ATGACGATGATTGTTGCTCAGGTCATCTGTCCGTCGTCCATAACTCCCCAACAACAAATTAATACTCCTTCTATCTCAACATTAAAATGCAAAATTCTTCCTTCAAATAATTCTTTATTCAACAAACACCCACTTCGATTGTGCTCATCCTCTTCTCTTAAACAAAAAAGatattcaagattttcaataaGTTGTTCTGTTGATAATGATTCTACTGCTGCAAAACAG AGGTGTGTTGTTAAAGAGAAAAGTGTTTCTGTGGTTCTTCTTGCTGGAGGGAAAGGAAAAAGAATGGGT GCAAGCATGCCAAAGCAGTACCTTCCACTTTTAGGACAGCCGATTGCTTTGTATAG TTTCTACACTTTTTCAACGATGCATGAAGTTAAGGAAATTGTTGTAGTTTGTGATCCATCTTACCAGGACATTTTCGAAG ACTCCAGAGGAAAGATCAATGTGGACCTAAAATTTGCATTGCCCGGAAAGGAAAGACAAGATTCTGTGTACAGTGGACTTCAG ACAATCGATAGAAACTCTGAACTTGTGTGTATTCACGATTCTGCTAGACCATTGGTAACATCCAGTGATGTAGAAAAG GTTCTGAATGATGGGTTGCGAGTTGGAGCTGCAGTTCTCGGTGTTCCTGCTAAAGCTACTATCAAAGAG GGAAATAGTGAGTCATTTGTGGTCAAGACCTTAGATCGGAAAACACTTTGGGAAATGCAAACTCCACAG GTCATCAAGCCTGATTTGTTGAAGCAAGGTTTTGAGCTTGTAAATAG AGAAAACCTTGAAGTCACGGATGATGTGTCGATTGTTGAGCACCTCAAACATCCTGTCTACATCACAGAAGGATCTTATACAAACATCAAG GTTACAACTCCTGATGATTTATTACTTGCTGAAAGAATACTAAACACCACGTCGCCTGTGCCAGCATAA
- the LOC122578868 gene encoding cell cycle checkpoint control protein RAD9A, protein MEWRVSGNALKTFGRSITCLARIGNELTIQASPSQLALHTLNSSRSAYQSIILKPSFFDIYSITGLPQVQCSVLLKAVCAVFRTPLTSIDHLTVTLPSSDSSKVQWTLDCYNGMKKSYWITCNIEADVQQLSLDRRRLPSSFVVRPRDLNRLLANFQSSLQEITIIATEPTSLPSDEAADEVGGKAVELRSYIDPSKDNDSSLHTQLWIDPCEEFVQYTHTGDPVDVTFGVKELKAFLSFCEGCEVDIHLYFEKAGEPILMAPKFGVEDISVSNLDATLVLATMLVSQLQDRTTEEPIHAAAGTEDQPEKGNVSEHPSDHTRIWSELSASAQRSANRHSGGIEGDRGLNINDPGNIQRISTMHISRAGPDAGNVTANINRPRQMEDVEQRQDGAEINGQGTVSQRHHSNWVDADDDDDGEDSEPCVQATPPYCQEQH, encoded by the exons ATGGAGTGGAGGGTGAGTGGAAACGCTCTGAAGACATTTGGTCGATCAATCACGTGTCTCGCACGCATTGGCAATGAACTCACCATCCAAGCTTCCCCTTCTCAG TTAGCTTTGCACACCCTGAACTCTTCGAGGTCTGCGTACCAGTCTATCATACTAAAGCCGTCCTTCTTTGATATCTATTCAATTACTGGATTACCCCAAGTCCAATGCAGTGTCCTTCTCAAG GCCGTCTGTGCTGTTTTTAGGACGCCATTGACAAGTATTGACCACTTAACCGTCACATTGCCTTCTTCTGATTCATCAAAAGTGCAGTGGACTTTGGACTGCTACAATG GTATGAAAAAGTCATACTGGATTACATGCAATATTGAAGCAGATGTACAACAGCTTTCTCTTGATAGAAGAAGGCTTCCAAGCAGCTTCGTAGTGAGACCTCGTGATCTGAACAGATTACTTGCTAATTTTCAGTCCTCCCTTCAGGAAATTACCATCATAGCAACAGAGCCCACATCTTTACCATCTGATGAAGCAGCTGATGAAGTTGGAGGGAAAGCTGTTGAACTTAGAAGCTATATAGATCCCAGCAAAG ATAATGATTCGTCGTTACACACTCAGTTGTGGATAGACCCTTGTGAGGAGTTTGTGCAGTATACACACACTGGAGATCCTGTGGATGTTACCTTTGGAGTGAAGGAATTAAAG GCGTTTCTTTCATTTTGTGAGGGATGTGAAGTGGACATACACTTGTATTTTGAGAAGGCTGGCGA GCCCATTCTGATGGCACCAAAATTTGGTGTGGAGGATATCTCTGTTTCAAACCTTGATGCCACTTTAGTACTTGCAACCATGCTGGTGTCTCAGCTACAAGATAGAACTACAGAAGAACCTATACACGCAGCTGCTGGAACAGAGGACCAGCCTGAAAAAGGGAATGTGTCTGAGCATCCATCTGATCACACTAGAATTTGGTCAGAACTTTCAG CAAGTGCCCAAAGAAGTGCTAATAGGCATAGTGGCGGCATTGAAGGTGACAGGGGTCTGAATATAAATGATCCTGGGAATATTCAGAGGATTAGCACGATGCACATTTCTAGAGCTGGACCAGACGCAGGAAATGTCACAGCCAACAT CAACCGCCCGAGGCAAATGGAGGATGTCGAACAACGTCAAG ATGGAGCCGAAATTAATGGTCAGGGTACCGTCTCCCAACGCCATCATAGTAACTGGGTTGatgcagatgatgatgatgatggagagGATTCAGAACCCTGTGTCCAAGCAACACCACCATATTGTCAGGAGCAACATTGA